The Candidatus Omnitrophota bacterium genome contains the following window.
AGGACATTTTGTGCGAGGCCGGCAAGATCGCAAAGATCGCCGCCTCCATCCCGACGGGCGACCATCAGGTCATTGACGCCAAGGGCAAAAAGGTCCTGCCGGGGCTCATTGATATTCACGTGCATTTGCGCCAGCCCGGATGCGAGGACAAGGAAACCATTGAGACCGGATCCAAGGCCGCGGCCAAGGGCGGGTTCACGACGATCATGTGCATGCCCAACACCACCCCGGTCATTGACAATGCCATGGTCGTGGAATTCATCCGCCGGGAAGCCCAACGCGTGGGCCTGGTCAATGTCCATCCCATCGGCGCCATCACCAAAGGCCAGAATGACCAGGAATTGACCGACATGGCGGAACTCAAAAGCGCCGGATGTCTGGCACTTTCCGACGACGGCAAGTCGGTCCTCAACAGCCGCCTGTTCCGTCTGGCCATGGAATATGCCAAGATGCTGGATATTTTGCTCATCGAGCATTGCCAGGACCCTTGTTTAAGCGCGGGCGGGGTGATGAACGAGGGAGAGGCATCGACGCTGTTGGGCCTGAAAGGTGATCCGGGCATCGCCGAGACCGTCATTGTCGCGCGCGACATTGAGATCGCCCTTTACCTGAACGCCCGCGTGCATCTGGCGCATATGAGCTTGAAGCGTTCGGTGGACCTGATCCGCGCGGCCAAGGCGCAGGGAATTCAAGTGACGGCCGA
Protein-coding sequences here:
- a CDS encoding dihydroorotase, giving the protein MGLLIKNAMIVNADKIWDKPQDILCEAGKIAKIAASIPTGDHQVIDAKGKKVLPGLIDIHVHLRQPGCEDKETIETGSKAAAKGGFTTIMCMPNTTPVIDNAMVVEFIRREAQRVGLVNVHPIGAITKGQNDQELTDMAELKSAGCLALSDDGKSVLNSRLFRLAMEYAKMLDILLIEHCQDPCLSAGGVMNEGEASTLLGLKGDPGIAETVIVARDIEIALYLNARVHLAHMSLKRSVDLIRAAKAQGIQVTAEACPHHFTLTDADVKSFDTSMKVSPPLRAQEDVEAIKQGLADGTIDCIVTDHAPHTKEDKEVGFDGAPFGLTGLETSLGLTITELVKPGVITLSQMVERMSAAPARIVGLGGKGQIKEGKDADLTIIDPDKKWTVTKEGFVSKSVNSPFIGRTLSGRVEYTVCGGKIVYAPVA